A genomic region of Vigna radiata var. radiata cultivar VC1973A unplaced genomic scaffold, Vradiata_ver6 scaffold_86, whole genome shotgun sequence contains the following coding sequences:
- the LOC106754249 gene encoding uncharacterized protein LOC106754249, which yields MGCCFSTPNSNQPQNELLQQNCKIRIPQPLEEEYVKEVLSETPISKLQQIPTFKPQIKTQLPVIQPPEVPVKKALEPEEVSLVSETCSNGESFSTTTTTATTTVTENREDEATSKRSNATRNRKRSYAVDGNRISSRERRQKSPARKPEIPVRSRPVPRRDSDQVRRLSGGGSIRRSRSPSRGGRSNIRPPTRQVPVTKDGVQRNDGVSVKESLENPHVSLECFIFL from the coding sequence atgggTTGCTGCTTCAGCACTCCTAACTCCAACCAACCCCAAAATGAACTCCTTCAACAAAACTGCAAAATCAGAATCCCACAACCCCTTGAAGAGGAGTATGTCAAAGAGGTTCTTTCTGAAACACCCATCTCAAAACTACAACAAATTCCAACTTTTAAGCCACAGATCAAGACCCAATTGCCCGTTATTCAGCCCCCAGAGGTGCCCGTAAAAAAAGCGTTGGAACCTGAGGAAGTGTCTCTTGTGTCGGAAACATGCAGCAACGGTGAGAGtttctccaccaccaccaccaccgccaccaccacggTCACGGAAAACCGAGAAGATGAAGCCACGAGCAAGAGAAGCAACGCAACTCGGAACCGGAAGCGTTCCTACGCCGTGGACGGCAATAGAATCAGCTCCAGGGAGCGGAGGCAGAAATCTCCGGCGAGAAAGCCAGAAATTCCGGTGAGGTCACGGCCGGTTCCCCGGAGAGATTCTGATCAGGTACGCCGTCTTTCCGGCGGGGGGTCCATCCGGCGGTCGAGGTCACCATCGCGTGGAGGCCGGAGTAATATCCGACCGCCGACGCGGCAGGTTCCGGTGACTAAAGATGGCGTGCAGAGAAACGACGGCGTTTCGGTGAAGGAGTCATTAGAGAACCCACACGTGTCATTGGAGTGCTTTATTTTTCTGTAG
- the LOC106754265 gene encoding lipoyl synthase 1, mitochondrial: MMMHSRIRSVAGNIKCAARLFSSSSAASPAAPSQFSNTLAGLRDRLAEESPSLSDFIALKSESAYSVEVGTKKKPLPKPKWMKEAVPGGEKYVQIKKKLRELKLHTVCEEARCPNLGECWSGGETGTATATIMILGDTCTRGCRFCNVKTSRTPPPPDPDEPTNVAEAIASWGLDYVVITSVDRDDLPDQGSGHFTETVQKLKVLKPNILIEALVPDFRGDDDCVEKVAKSGLDVFAHNIETVEELQNVVRDHRANFKQSLKVLMMAKEYAPAGTLTKTSIMLGCGETPDQVVKTMEKVRAAGVDVMTFGQYMRPSKRHMPVSEYVTPEAFDKYQTLGMEMGFRYVASGPMVRSSYKAGEFYIKSMIESDRAASPSKLTSS, from the exons ATGATGATGCATTCACGGATTAGAAGTGTTGCCGGAAACATCAAATGCGCCGCGAGACTCTTCAGTTCATCATCTGCAGCCTCTCCGGCGGCGCCGTCGCAATTCTCGAATACTCTGGCAGGGCTCCGGGATCGGCTGGCGGAGGAGTCGCCGTCTCTGTCGGACTTCATTGCGCTGAAATCGGAGAGCGCGTACTCGGTAGAGGTTGGGACGAAGAAGAAGCCGCTTCCGAAGCCGAAGTGGATGAAGGAGGCCGTTCCTGGCGGCGAGAAGTACGTGCAAATTAAGAAGAAGCTCCGCGAATTGAAGCTTCACACTGTTTGCGAGGAGGCTCGCTGCCCTAATTTGGGCGAGTGCTGGTCCGGCGGCGAGACCGGCACTGCTACCGCGACTATCATGATTCTCGGTGACACTTGTACTCGAGGTTGCAG atTTTGCAATGTTAAGACATCGAGGACTCCTCCACCACCTGACCCTGATGAGCCCACCAATGTGGCTGAAGCAATTGCATCATGGGGTCTGGATTATGTGGTTATAACTAGTGTTGACCGTGATGATTTACCTGATCAAGGGAGTGGCCATTTTACTGAAACAGTGCAGAAGCTGAAGGTACTGAAGCCTAATATCCTGATAGAAGCCCTAG TTCCGGACTTCCGAGGAGATGATGACTGTGTAGAGAAGGTTGCCAAATCAGGATTGGATGTCTTTGCACATAACATCGAGACAGTTGAAGAGCTACAAAATGTTGTACGGGATCATCGTGCTAATTTTAAGCAGTCGTTAAAAGTTCTAATGATGGCCAAGGAATATGCTCCTGCTGGAACACTCACTAAGACTTCAATAATGTTAGGTTGTGGGGAAACACCTGACCAGGTCGTGAAGACCATGGAAAAGGTTCGAGCTGCTGGTGTTGACGTGATGACATTTGGGCAGTACATGAGACCTTCAAAGCGCCACATGCCAGTATCTGAATATGTTACACCGGAGGCCTTTGATAAGTATCAGACTCTTGGCATGGAAATG GGCTTTCGATATGTGGCATCAGGGCCCATGGTGAGGTCTTCATACAAAGCAGGTGAATTCTATATTAAATCCATGATTGAATCGGATCGAGCTGCATCTCCCTCAAAGCTGACATCCTCTTGA
- the LOC106754268 gene encoding protein STRUBBELIG-RECEPTOR FAMILY 3, whose translation MVRRLLSRASSEQKINIELGRTGEERSGSQYKRVKIHGEVLLGFLFICIVQFSHADTDPSDVAAINNLYTALGNPVLPGWVPSGGDPCGQGWQGVRCNGSVIQEITLNGANLGGELGDSLGSFVSIRAIVLNNNHIGGSIPSSLPVTLQHFFLSDNQLTGSIPASLSMLAELTDMSLNNNLLTGEIPDAFQSLTQLINLDLSNNNLSGELPPSMENLSALTSVHLQNNNLSGTLDVLQDLPLRDLNVENNQFVGPIPPKLLSIPNFRNDGNLFNLNVNATITPARPPHSPVPVSPSGTVVSGTPSSGRLPTKPTDGPTAAKESNSVKSKKNTKRVVWISISSILMFVIVVLGLLLFVPRCSRREQVNKSSKQHQVGKYGGERQNPREYEGFVQPLSQIEKVPKGAVVRPKGDQEEARRMRAIPKLQGEQEKNEQRIGTIPKLLDHEIDMSSLDAYSVPSPPVPPPPPPLPTESAIVEPTSFHKGANFNPPKKSPVPPTFAKTFTIASLQQYTNSFSQDNLIGLGMLGTVYKAELPDGKILAVKKLDNRVSNDQTDDEFRDLINNIDRIRHANIVELIGYCTEHGQRLLIYEYCSNGSLQDALHSDDEFKTRLSWNARIRIALGAARALEYLHEQCQPPVVHRNFKSANILLDDDVSVRLSDCGLAPLITKGFVSQLKGQLLAAYGYGAPEFESGIYTYQSDVYSFGVVMLELLTGRQSYDKTRGRGEQFLVRWAIPQLHDIDALSKMVDPSLKGDYPAKSLSNFADIISRCVQSEPEFRPAMSEVVLYLINMIRKESQQSESNE comes from the exons ATGGTAAGACGATTGCTTTCAAGGGCAAGTAGTGAGCAGAAGATTAACATTGAGCTTGGAAGAACGGGTGAGGAGAGATCTGGCTCACAGTACAAGAGAGTGAAGATCCATGGCGAAGTTCTTTTGGGATTTCTGTTCATCTGCATAGTCCAGTTTTCACATGCAGACACTGATCCCTCTGATG TTGCAGcaataaataacttatataCTGCGTTGGGCAACCCTGTTCTTCCTGGGTGGGTTCCTAGTGGAGGTGACCCGTGCGGACAAGGGTGGCAAGGTGTTCGATGTAATGGTTCAGTAATTCAAGAAAT AACTCTGAATGGTGCAAACTTGGGAGGAGAACTGGGTGACAGCTTAGGAAGTTTTGTTTCTATCAGAGCAAT AGTTCTAAACAACAATCACATTGGGGGAAGTATTCCATCCAGTTTGCCAGTCACTTTGCAACACTT CTTTCTATCAGATAACCAGCTCACTGGAAGTATTCCAGCCTCTTTATCAATGTTGGCTGAATTGACTGACAT GTCTCTTAACAACAATCTTTTAACTGGGGAAATACCAGATGCATTTCAGTCTCTTACTCAATTGATCAATCT AGatttatctaataataatttaagtggTGAATTGCCTCCATCTATGGAGAATTTGTCAGCTCTGACCAGCGT ACATTTACAGAACAATAACCTCTCTGGCACCCTGGATGTCTTACAAGACCTTCCGCTGCGAGATTT GAACGTTGAGAACAATCAGTTTGTTGGACCCATACCCCCGAAGCTGTTAAGCATACCTAACTTCAG AAATGATGGAAACCTGTTTAATCTTAATGTCAATGCTACTATAACCCCCGCACGTCCACCTCATTCTCCAGTGCCAGTATCGCCATCAGGAACTGTGGTTTCTGGGACTCCATCATCTGGACGTTTACCTACTAAACCTACTGATGGACCAACTGCAGCAAAGGAATCAAATTCTGTGAAATCGAAAAAGAACACAAAGAGGGTGGTTTGGATATCTATTTCtagtatattgatgtttgttaTTGTAGTACTGGGACTTCTTCTCTTTGTTCCAAGATGTAGTAGAAGAGAACAGGTTAACAAAAGTTCCAAGCAACATCAAGTGGGCAAATATGGAGGTGAAAGACAGAATCCTAGAGAATACGAGGGATTTGTCCAACCACTTAGTCAAATTGAGAAAG TACCAAAGGGTGCTGTTGTGAGGCCGAAAGGGGATCAAGAGGAGGCAAGGAGAATGAGGGCAATTCCAAAGCTACAAGGCGAGCAAGAGAAGAATGAACAAAGAATAGGAACAATCCCAAAGCTGTTAGATCATGAGATAGATATGAGTTCATTAGATGCATATTCCGTGCCTTCTCCACCAGTacctcctccacctccaccaCTCCCTACTGAGAGTGCGATTGTTGAACCAACCTCATTCCACAAAGGGGCTAACTTCAATCCTCCCAAAAAAAGTCCAGTTCCTCCCACTTTTGCGAAAACTTTCACCATTGCATCCCTACAACAATATACAAATAGCTTTTCTCAAGACAATCTTATAGGTTTAGGAATGCTGGGGACTGTGTATAAGGCAGAACTTCCTGATGGAAAG ATACTTGCTGTGAAGAAACTAGACAACAGAGTTTCTAATGACCAAACAGATGATGAGTTTCGTGATTTGATAAACAACATTGACAGAATCCGGCATGCAAATATTGTTGAGCTTATTGGATACTGTACCGAGCATGGTCAAAGGCTTCTTATTTATGAGTACTGTAGTAATGGTTCATTGCAGGATGCACTCCATTCAGATGATGAATTCAAAACAAGACTGTCGTGGAATGCTCGTATCCGGATAGCACTTGGTGCAGCTAGAGCCTTAGA GTACTTGCATGAGCAGTGTCAGCCACCTGTTGTACACAGAAATTTCAAGTCTGCTAACATTCTCCTTGATGATGATGTTTCTGTTCGTCTATCTGATTGTGGTTTGGCTCCATTAATAACTAAAGGTTTTGTAAGTCAG CTCAAAGGACAACTTCTAGCAGCTTATGGCTATGGAGCACCGGAGTTTGAGTCAGGAATTTACACATACCAGAGTGATGTTTACAGCTTTGGAGTGGTTATGTTAGAACTTTTGACAGGCCGTCAGTCCTACGACAA AACACGGGGTCGAGGGGAGCAGTTTCTGGTGAGGTGGGCTATTCCACAACTGCATGACATTGATGCATTATCAAAGATGGTTGATCCTTCTCTAAAAGGAGATTACCCTGCCAAATCCTTGTCAAATTTTGCAGACATTATTTCTAGATGTGTTCAG TCGGAGCCAGAATTCAGGCCAGCAATGTCAGAAGTTGTCTTGTACTTGATAAATATGATCAGGAAGGAATCTCAGCAAAGTGAatcaaatgaataa